A window of Streptomyces caniferus contains these coding sequences:
- a CDS encoding beta-N-acetylhexosaminidase — MSNPMRPPRAPRPSASPRPLATPGTRTGPAARSALPAAALAGALLLAACSGTADTEPPGSTSAKMNPSSAATPSWAPVTGTPQVIPAVSEFHRADGRGWRPSKGARVVVPAGEKSNVADEAQRMANDLGLGIVYSDQPVRPGDIEVKLTGKNSDNNVPVESSADQAYTLKAAGTKLTLTAPTDAGIFYGTRTVKQAVRAAGGLPEGTIDDRPDRPQRGMSLDNARKPFSQNWIEARLREIADLKLNQFQLHFSDDQGFRIQSDTHPEIVSPDHLSKAQIRQIIALARTLHISVVPELDSPGHLGAVLDHYPALQLRNVQGRVIPGAIDISNPKSAPLIDSLLKEMSELFTNPKGAPAYWHLGGDEYQALMSSSPATKYPQLARAAQKKYGSRGTIEDLTTGWLNDRQKTVEAKGKNRVEAWNDGFFTGGVVSADKNRMVDYWTGKEAGKRDPAEFLREGRNVMNFNDEYLYYVLGEPNQFVYPTGQRIYQSWTPRVIRGTRPVAVPANMTGPDRIPGARFAIWCDRAQAQTVQQVAAGIRLPLAALAQKTWDPRTPALSWTDFKALANRV; from the coding sequence ATGTCGAATCCGATGCGGCCGCCGCGCGCCCCGCGGCCCTCGGCCTCCCCGCGCCCCCTGGCGACGCCGGGAACGCGCACGGGCCCGGCGGCCCGGTCCGCCCTTCCGGCCGCGGCGCTCGCCGGTGCCCTGCTGCTCGCCGCCTGCTCCGGCACCGCCGACACCGAGCCGCCCGGAAGCACCAGCGCCAAGATGAACCCCTCGTCCGCCGCCACCCCCAGCTGGGCGCCGGTGACCGGAACACCGCAGGTCATCCCCGCCGTCAGCGAGTTCCACCGGGCCGACGGGCGCGGCTGGCGCCCCTCCAAGGGGGCCCGGGTGGTGGTGCCGGCCGGCGAGAAGAGCAATGTCGCCGACGAGGCCCAGCGGATGGCCAACGACCTCGGCCTGGGCATCGTCTACAGCGACCAGCCCGTACGGCCCGGCGATATCGAGGTGAAGCTGACGGGCAAGAACAGCGACAACAACGTCCCCGTGGAGAGCTCCGCCGATCAGGCCTACACCCTCAAGGCCGCCGGCACCAAGCTCACCCTCACGGCCCCCACCGACGCCGGAATCTTCTACGGCACCCGCACCGTCAAGCAGGCCGTACGCGCCGCCGGCGGACTCCCCGAGGGCACCATCGACGACCGGCCCGACCGCCCGCAGCGCGGAATGTCGCTGGACAACGCCCGCAAGCCGTTCAGCCAGAACTGGATCGAGGCCCGGCTGAGGGAGATCGCCGACCTCAAGCTCAACCAGTTCCAGCTGCACTTCTCCGACGACCAGGGCTTCCGCATCCAGAGCGACACCCACCCCGAGATCGTCTCCCCCGACCACCTCAGCAAGGCCCAGATCCGCCAGATCATCGCGCTCGCGCGCACCCTGCACATCTCCGTCGTCCCGGAGCTGGACTCGCCGGGCCACCTGGGCGCCGTGCTGGACCACTATCCCGCCCTGCAGTTGCGCAACGTCCAGGGCCGGGTGATCCCCGGGGCGATCGACATCTCCAACCCCAAGTCCGCCCCACTGATCGACTCGCTGCTGAAGGAAATGAGCGAGCTGTTCACCAACCCCAAGGGCGCCCCGGCGTACTGGCACCTGGGCGGCGACGAGTACCAGGCGCTGATGTCGTCCTCCCCCGCCACCAAGTACCCGCAGCTCGCCCGGGCCGCCCAGAAGAAGTACGGGTCCCGCGGCACCATCGAGGACCTGACGACCGGCTGGCTCAACGACCGGCAGAAGACGGTGGAGGCCAAGGGCAAGAACCGGGTGGAGGCCTGGAACGACGGGTTCTTCACCGGCGGGGTCGTGAGCGCGGACAAGAACCGGATGGTCGACTACTGGACCGGCAAGGAGGCCGGCAAGCGGGACCCCGCGGAATTCCTGCGCGAGGGCCGCAACGTCATGAACTTCAACGACGAGTACCTCTACTACGTGCTCGGCGAGCCCAACCAGTTCGTCTATCCGACCGGTCAGCGGATCTACCAGAGCTGGACCCCGCGGGTTATCCGCGGCACCCGGCCGGTGGCGGTGCCCGCGAACATGACGGGCCCGGACCGCATCCCCGGGGCGCGCTTCGCGATCTGGTGCGACCGGGCGCAGGCGCAGACGGTCCAGCAGGTGGCGGCCGGAATCCGGCTGCCGCTGGCGGCACTGGCGCAGAAGACCTGGGACCCGCGGACGCCCGCGCTGTCCTGGACGGACTTCAAGGCGCTGGCCAACCGGGTGTGA
- a CDS encoding 2-oxo-4-hydroxy-4-carboxy-5-ureidoimidazoline decarboxylase has translation MQPPWCGISSRAAGSGLPRPRREDIGLLRFNALTRNDTLAALLSCCGSRRWAERVAAHRPYPDPESLLAASDEACYDLTAAELDEALAEESLSPQPLVGARGPGTLAAHTALRAAHAEYERRFRHVFVICLDGYRDDELLDQVLSALRTRLGNEPDEERAVAADELRRLARGRLRRLVAAAP, from the coding sequence GTGCAGCCCCCGTGGTGCGGCATATCGTCACGGGCCGCCGGCTCCGGCCTGCCCCGCCCCCGCCGTGAGGACATCGGGCTGCTCCGCTTCAACGCCCTCACCCGGAACGACACCCTGGCGGCGCTCCTGAGCTGCTGCGGCAGCCGCCGCTGGGCCGAGCGGGTGGCCGCGCACCGCCCGTACCCGGACCCGGAGTCCCTGCTCGCCGCCTCCGACGAGGCCTGTTACGACCTGACCGCGGCCGAGCTGGACGAGGCGCTCGCCGAGGAGTCCCTCTCCCCGCAGCCGCTGGTCGGCGCCCGCGGGCCCGGCACCCTCGCCGCCCACACCGCGCTGCGCGCCGCCCACGCCGAGTACGAGCGGCGCTTCCGTCATGTCTTCGTCATCTGCCTGGACGGCTATCGCGACGACGAACTGCTCGACCAGGTGCTGTCCGCCCTCCGCACCCGGCTGGGCAACGAGCCGGACGAGGAGCGGGCGGTCGCCGCGGACGAGCTGCGCCGGCTGGCCCGCGGGCGGCTGCGGCGGCTGGTGGCCGCCGCACCGTAG
- the sdhC gene encoding succinate dehydrogenase, cytochrome b556 subunit yields MPAGTLYRGREGMWSWVAHRVTGVLIFFFLFVHVLDTALVRVSPEAYDNVVATYKTPIVNVMEYGLVAAILFHALNGLRVIAVDFWSKGPKYQKQMLWTVVGVWVVLMAGAFYPVLQHTLRTLFGS; encoded by the coding sequence GTGCCGGCTGGAACGCTGTACCGCGGCCGGGAAGGCATGTGGTCCTGGGTGGCTCATCGAGTCACCGGCGTCCTCATCTTCTTCTTCCTGTTCGTACACGTCCTCGACACCGCTCTCGTACGCGTCTCCCCCGAGGCGTACGACAACGTCGTTGCGACATACAAGACGCCGATCGTCAACGTGATGGAGTACGGCCTGGTGGCCGCCATCCTCTTCCACGCGCTCAACGGCCTGCGCGTCATCGCCGTGGACTTCTGGTCGAAGGGCCCGAAGTACCAGAAGCAGATGCTGTGGACCGTTGTCGGCGTCTGGGTCGTGCTGATGGCCGGTGCCTTCTACCCCGTGCTGCAGCACACCCTGCGCACGCTGTTCGGGAGCTGA
- a CDS encoding succinate dehydrogenase hydrophobic membrane anchor subunit yields MSAETTSAGTTAAGASDGVSLYDVDHPAPVIEAPRKRTKKTGRASRGNFELQAWLFMRLSGIVLVVLVLGHLLIQLVLDGGVSKIGFAFVAGRWASPFWQVWDLLMLWLAMLHGANGLRTVINDYAQRDNTRFWLKMLLYTATVFTVLLGTLVIFTFDPNIS; encoded by the coding sequence ATGTCTGCTGAAACCACCTCCGCAGGTACCACCGCGGCGGGCGCGTCCGACGGCGTCTCGCTCTATGACGTGGACCACCCGGCTCCGGTCATCGAGGCGCCGCGCAAGCGCACGAAGAAGACCGGGCGTGCGTCCCGGGGCAACTTCGAGCTGCAGGCCTGGCTGTTCATGCGGCTGTCCGGCATCGTGCTGGTCGTCCTGGTCCTGGGCCACCTGCTGATCCAGCTGGTGCTGGACGGCGGCGTCTCCAAGATCGGCTTCGCGTTCGTGGCCGGCCGCTGGGCCTCGCCGTTCTGGCAGGTCTGGGACCTGCTGATGCTGTGGCTGGCCATGCTGCACGGCGCCAACGGCCTGCGTACGGTCATCAACGACTACGCGCAGCGGGACAACACCCGCTTCTGGCTGAAGATGCTGCTGTACACCGCGACGGTCTTCACCGTCCTTCTGGGCACGCTGGTGATCTTCACCTTCGACCCGAACATCTCCTGA
- the sdhA gene encoding succinate dehydrogenase flavoprotein subunit, whose translation MKIHKYDTVIVGAGGAGMRAAIESTKRSRTAVLTKLYPTRSHTGAAQGGMAAALANVEEDNWEWHTFDTIKGGDYLVDQDAAEILAKEAIDSVLDLEKMGLPFNRTPDGTIDQRRFGGHSRNHGEAPVRRSCYASDRTGHMILQTLYQNCVKEGVEFFNEFYVLDLLLQDVDGVKKSAGVVAYELATGEIHVFQAKSIIFASGGTGKFFKVTSNAHTLTGDGQAAAYRRGLPLEDMEFFQFHPTGIWRMGILLTEGARGEGGILRNKDGERFMEKYAPVMKDLASRDVVSRSIYTEIREGRGCGPDGDHVYLDLTHLPPEQLDAKLPDITEFARTYLGIEPYTDPIPIQPTAHYAMGGIPTNVEGEVLSDNTTVVPGLYAAGEVACVSVHGANRLGTNSLLDINVFGRRAGIAAAEYSATADFVELPEDPARQVIDQVERLRDSKGTERVTEIRKELQECMDANVMVFRTEQTIKTAVEKIGELRERYLNVSVQDKGKRFNTDLLEAIELGNLLDLAEVMAVSALARKESRGGHYREDYPNRDDVNFMRHTMAYREVGADGAESIRLDYKPVVQTRYQPMERKY comes from the coding sequence ATGAAGATCCACAAGTACGACACCGTCATCGTCGGCGCCGGTGGCGCGGGCATGCGTGCGGCCATCGAGTCGACCAAGCGCAGCCGCACCGCGGTCCTGACGAAGCTCTACCCGACCCGCTCCCACACCGGCGCCGCCCAGGGCGGCATGGCCGCCGCCCTCGCGAACGTCGAGGAGGACAACTGGGAGTGGCACACCTTCGACACGATCAAGGGTGGCGACTACCTGGTCGACCAGGACGCCGCCGAGATCCTCGCGAAGGAGGCCATCGACTCGGTCCTCGACCTCGAGAAGATGGGCCTGCCGTTCAACCGCACGCCGGACGGCACGATCGACCAGCGCCGGTTCGGCGGTCACTCCCGTAACCACGGTGAGGCCCCGGTCCGCCGGTCCTGCTACGCCTCGGACCGTACCGGCCACATGATCCTCCAGACGCTGTACCAGAACTGCGTCAAGGAGGGCGTGGAGTTCTTCAACGAGTTCTACGTGCTCGACCTGCTGCTCCAGGACGTCGACGGCGTCAAGAAGTCCGCGGGCGTCGTGGCGTACGAGCTGGCCACCGGCGAGATCCACGTCTTCCAGGCGAAGTCGATCATCTTCGCGTCCGGCGGCACCGGCAAGTTCTTCAAGGTGACCTCCAACGCGCACACCCTGACCGGTGACGGCCAGGCCGCGGCCTACCGCCGCGGGCTGCCGCTGGAGGACATGGAGTTCTTCCAGTTCCACCCGACGGGCATCTGGCGCATGGGCATCCTGCTGACGGAGGGCGCCCGTGGTGAGGGCGGCATCCTCCGCAACAAGGACGGCGAGCGCTTCATGGAGAAGTACGCGCCCGTCATGAAGGACCTCGCCTCGCGTGACGTCGTCTCGCGCTCCATCTACACGGAGATCCGCGAGGGCCGCGGCTGCGGTCCCGACGGCGACCACGTCTACCTGGACCTGACCCACCTGCCCCCGGAGCAGCTGGACGCCAAGCTCCCGGACATCACCGAGTTCGCGCGGACCTACCTCGGCATCGAGCCCTACACGGACCCGATCCCGATCCAGCCGACCGCGCACTACGCCATGGGCGGCATCCCGACCAACGTCGAGGGTGAGGTCCTTTCGGACAACACCACCGTCGTGCCGGGCCTGTACGCGGCCGGCGAGGTGGCCTGTGTCTCCGTGCACGGCGCCAACCGCCTGGGCACCAACTCGCTGCTGGACATCAACGTCTTCGGGCGCCGGGCCGGCATCGCGGCGGCGGAGTACTCGGCCACGGCCGACTTCGTCGAGCTGCCCGAGGACCCGGCGCGGCAGGTCATCGACCAGGTCGAGCGGCTGCGCGACTCCAAGGGCACCGAGCGGGTCACCGAGATCCGCAAGGAGCTGCAGGAGTGCATGGACGCCAATGTGATGGTGTTCCGCACCGAGCAGACGATCAAGACCGCGGTCGAGAAGATCGGCGAGCTGCGCGAGCGCTACCTGAACGTGTCCGTCCAGGACAAGGGCAAGCGGTTCAACACCGACCTGCTGGAGGCCATCGAGCTGGGCAACCTGCTCGACCTGGCCGAGGTCATGGCGGTCTCCGCGCTGGCCCGCAAGGAGTCCCGCGGCGGTCACTACCGCGAGGACTACCCCAACCGCGACGACGTCAACTTCATGCGGCACACCATGGCGTACCGCGAGGTGGGCGCAGACGGCGCAGAGTCGATCCGCCTCGACTACAAGCCGGTCGTGCAGACCCGCTACCAGCCGATGGAGCGTAAGTACTGA
- a CDS encoding succinate dehydrogenase iron-sulfur subunit — MSTPTLDKHSAELDAAEDGASHLITVTFRIRRFNPEISEDASWEDFQLEIDPKERVLDALHKIKWELDGSLTFRRSCAHGICGSDAMRINGRNRLACKTLIKDINPEKPITVEAIKGLTVLKDLVVDMEPFFQAYRDVMPFLITTGNEPTRERRQSAEDRERFDDTTKCILCAACTSSCPVFWNDGQYFGPAAIVNAHRFIFDSRDEGGEQRLEILNDKDGVWRCRTTFNCTDACPRGIEVTKAIQEVKRALITRRF; from the coding sequence ATGAGCACCCCGACTCTCGACAAGCACTCCGCGGAACTGGACGCGGCCGAGGACGGCGCTTCGCACCTGATCACGGTCACCTTCCGGATCCGCCGGTTCAACCCGGAGATCTCGGAGGACGCCAGCTGGGAGGACTTCCAGCTGGAGATCGACCCCAAGGAGCGCGTCCTGGACGCCCTCCACAAGATCAAGTGGGAGCTGGACGGGTCGCTGACCTTCCGCCGCTCCTGCGCCCACGGCATCTGCGGCTCGGACGCCATGCGCATCAACGGCCGCAACCGCCTCGCCTGCAAGACGCTGATCAAGGACATCAACCCGGAGAAGCCGATCACCGTCGAGGCCATCAAGGGCCTCACGGTGCTGAAGGACCTTGTCGTCGACATGGAGCCCTTCTTCCAGGCGTACCGCGATGTGATGCCCTTCCTCATCACGACCGGCAACGAGCCGACCCGTGAGCGGCGCCAGTCCGCCGAGGACCGCGAGCGCTTCGACGACACCACCAAGTGCATCCTCTGCGCCGCGTGCACCTCCTCGTGCCCGGTGTTCTGGAACGACGGCCAGTACTTCGGCCCGGCGGCGATCGTCAACGCGCACCGCTTCATCTTCGACTCGCGCGACGAGGGCGGCGAGCAGCGCCTGGAGATCCTCAACGACAAGGACGGCGTCTGGCGCTGCCGGACGACCTTCAACTGCACGGACGCCTGCCCGCGCGGTATCGAGGTCACCAAGGCCATCCAGGAAGTCAAGCGGGCGCTGATCACCCGCCGCTTCTGA
- a CDS encoding DUF5937 family protein, which translates to MAQQKQGDDVLRVHFTAQDLARTRVADGADPLWETVLSLHSLRESRTDPALAAWRQHSVLHGPGPLRTLFALVPPYGYFPDFLTPAASQYGVESGLEAVMSTPRQRLRTELTRLSGHRALPGWARGIGEGEPAALRQLARSLRTYHHLAVAPAWSRIAQRVGADRELRRHAMGQSGVEAMLRTFGAPMRWQPPVLEVDYPVRRELHLQGRGLVFVPSYFCCDHPLALVDDALPPVLVYPARETAGEQAEGPRLRGYGGEALRDVPALLGGRVGTRIAVGLRSGG; encoded by the coding sequence GTGGCGCAGCAGAAGCAGGGGGACGATGTGCTACGAGTGCACTTCACCGCACAGGATCTGGCGCGTACGCGCGTGGCCGACGGGGCCGACCCGCTCTGGGAGACGGTGCTGAGCCTGCACAGCCTGCGGGAGAGCCGGACCGATCCGGCGCTGGCGGCCTGGCGGCAGCACTCCGTGCTGCACGGGCCGGGGCCGCTGCGGACGCTGTTCGCGCTGGTCCCGCCGTACGGCTACTTCCCGGACTTCCTCACGCCGGCCGCGTCCCAGTACGGCGTCGAGTCCGGTCTGGAGGCCGTGATGAGCACCCCGCGGCAGCGGCTGCGGACCGAGCTGACGCGGCTGTCGGGGCACCGGGCGCTGCCGGGGTGGGCGCGCGGCATCGGCGAGGGCGAGCCGGCGGCGCTGCGGCAGCTCGCGCGCAGCCTGCGGACGTACCACCATCTGGCGGTGGCGCCCGCCTGGTCGCGGATCGCCCAACGGGTTGGCGCGGACCGGGAGTTGCGCAGGCACGCCATGGGGCAGTCCGGGGTGGAGGCGATGCTGCGGACGTTCGGAGCGCCGATGCGCTGGCAGCCGCCGGTGCTGGAGGTCGACTATCCGGTGCGGCGGGAGCTGCACCTGCAGGGGCGCGGACTGGTCTTCGTCCCCTCGTACTTCTGCTGTGACCACCCGCTGGCGCTGGTGGACGACGCGCTGCCGCCGGTGCTCGTCTACCCGGCGCGTGAGACGGCGGGCGAGCAGGCCGAAGGGCCCCGCCTCCGGGGATACGGAGGCGAGGCCCTTCGGGACGTACCGGCTCTGCTCGGCGGCCGGGTCGGGACCCGGATCGCCGTGGGTCTCAGAAGCGGCGGGTGA
- a CDS encoding MerR family transcriptional regulator codes for MRIGELARRTGVSTRALRYYEQRGLLRAHRDANGYRRYDDEEAVELVGRIRELLATGLNTDDIRALLPCAQGGPGLTPCALSSGIVERQMAQLEAEMADLTRRRAALGAYAQVMRERRAQDEALAIRALRSA; via the coding sequence ATGCGAATCGGCGAGCTGGCCCGGCGCACCGGAGTCAGTACGCGAGCCCTGCGCTACTACGAGCAGCGGGGGCTGCTCCGCGCCCATCGGGACGCCAACGGCTACCGGCGCTACGACGACGAGGAAGCCGTCGAGCTCGTCGGCCGGATCCGGGAGCTTCTCGCCACCGGGCTCAATACGGACGACATCCGTGCCTTGCTGCCCTGTGCCCAGGGCGGACCGGGGCTGACCCCGTGTGCGCTGTCGAGCGGCATCGTCGAACGGCAGATGGCCCAACTCGAAGCCGAGATGGCCGACTTGACCCGGCGTCGCGCCGCGCTCGGGGCGTATGCGCAGGTCATGCGGGAGCGCCGGGCGCAGGACGAGGCGTTGGCGATCAGGGCGCTGCGCTCGGCCTGA
- a CDS encoding alpha/beta fold hydrolase, with the protein MTQIPAGRPPVTAPFPPLSTTVAGAPAGPGVLLAHGATGSVQGNYGGLIPALSASGHRVVAPDYPGSGDSPRATGPLELDALADAVVATATGAGLETFTVIGYSMGTAVAVRAAARHPERVRGLVLTAGLARADARTTVWMDLFLHLLERADHTGFAQARALAGLAPERFNALSPAELAAALDPDPSLPPSGSAEQAALVRTVDTTADLPGITVPTLVIATTLDPLVHPSHSRYLADHIPGAAYAEIATGHLPMVERPEEWQDLIQEFLTRQGL; encoded by the coding sequence ATGACCCAGATTCCCGCCGGGCGTCCCCCGGTTACCGCCCCCTTCCCGCCGCTCTCCACCACTGTCGCGGGCGCCCCCGCCGGCCCCGGTGTCCTGCTGGCCCACGGCGCGACCGGAAGCGTCCAGGGCAACTACGGCGGCCTCATCCCCGCGCTGTCGGCTTCCGGCCATCGCGTGGTGGCGCCCGACTACCCGGGGTCCGGTGACTCCCCGCGCGCCACCGGACCGCTGGAACTGGACGCCCTGGCCGACGCCGTGGTGGCCACGGCCACCGGGGCCGGTCTGGAGACCTTCACCGTGATCGGCTACTCGATGGGCACGGCCGTCGCCGTACGCGCCGCCGCCCGCCATCCCGAGCGGGTCCGCGGCCTCGTGCTGACCGCGGGTCTCGCCCGCGCCGACGCCCGTACGACGGTGTGGATGGACCTGTTCCTGCACCTCCTGGAGCGCGCGGACCATACGGGCTTCGCCCAGGCGCGGGCCCTCGCCGGCCTCGCCCCCGAGCGCTTCAACGCCCTGTCCCCCGCCGAACTGGCCGCCGCGCTGGACCCGGACCCGTCCCTCCCACCGAGCGGCTCCGCCGAACAGGCCGCGCTCGTCCGCACCGTGGACACCACGGCCGACCTGCCGGGCATCACGGTCCCGACCCTGGTCATCGCCACCACCCTGGACCCCCTGGTGCACCCTTCCCACTCCCGATACCTGGCGGACCACATCCCCGGCGCCGCGTACGCCGAGATCGCCACGGGGCATCTGCCCATGGTCGAACGCCCGGAGGAGTGGCAGGACCTGATCCAGGAGTTCCTCACGCGGCAGGGGTTGTGA
- a CDS encoding alpha/beta hydrolase has protein sequence MIRFRRSAIGLLLALALPLPLAAGDSAFAAPSPRAAHGSPVVPAASLAIPAASLAVSAPSPTLAAETRGGPAAHSAPLELPRPTGPYAVGRDTLHLTDAQRRDPWVPSAGARELMATMYYPARPGTGGAPTSYMTTEEAQLLLKGSELADVLPAEQLAGTRTHARTGARAVGGHHPLVVLSPGFALHRATLSLLSEELASRGYVVALLDHAYESLGTAFPGGRTLTCVACDTVKDAPKDDQLALMAKVATGRAADISFVIDTLTAAPHGPHGPARRYSSMIDPKRTGVAGHSIGGNSAATAMAADRRIRAGINMDGGFSAPVPPSGLNGRPFLMLGNLSGHAPDGKEGSWLPNWRRLDGWKRWLTVRDAGHFTFIDLPVLGAQLGIPDPTAPIPGKRAGEITRTYAGAFFDQQLRGIPQPVLDGPSAANPEVVFHTP, from the coding sequence ATGATCCGATTCCGCCGCAGTGCCATCGGCCTGCTTCTCGCCCTCGCGCTCCCCTTACCCCTCGCCGCCGGCGACTCCGCCTTCGCAGCCCCCTCTCCCCGCGCCGCCCATGGCTCCCCCGTGGTCCCCGCGGCCTCCCTCGCGATCCCGGCAGCCTCCCTCGCTGTCTCGGCGCCCTCCCCCACTCTCGCGGCAGAGACCCGCGGAGGTCCCGCAGCCCACTCCGCCCCGCTCGAACTCCCCCGCCCCACGGGGCCGTACGCCGTCGGACGCGACACGCTCCACCTCACCGACGCACAACGCCGGGACCCTTGGGTGCCGTCCGCGGGCGCACGGGAGCTGATGGCGACGATGTACTACCCGGCCCGCCCCGGCACCGGCGGCGCCCCCACGTCCTACATGACCACCGAAGAGGCCCAACTCCTGCTGAAGGGCAGCGAACTCGCGGACGTGCTGCCGGCCGAGCAGCTCGCCGGTACCCGGACCCACGCCCGCACCGGCGCCCGGGCCGTCGGCGGTCACCACCCGCTGGTGGTGCTCTCCCCGGGCTTCGCCCTCCACCGCGCGACGCTCTCCCTGCTCTCCGAGGAGCTGGCCTCCCGCGGCTATGTCGTCGCACTCCTCGACCACGCCTACGAATCCCTCGGCACCGCCTTCCCCGGAGGCCGCACCCTCACCTGCGTCGCCTGCGACACGGTGAAGGACGCTCCCAAGGATGACCAACTGGCGCTGATGGCCAAGGTCGCCACCGGCCGCGCCGCCGACATCTCCTTCGTCATCGACACCCTGACGGCCGCGCCGCACGGCCCGCACGGCCCGGCCCGGCGGTACTCGTCGATGATCGACCCGAAGCGGACAGGCGTCGCCGGACATTCCATCGGCGGCAACAGCGCGGCCACCGCCATGGCGGCCGACCGCCGCATCCGCGCGGGGATCAACATGGACGGCGGCTTCTCCGCCCCGGTCCCGCCCTCCGGGCTCAACGGGCGGCCGTTCCTGATGCTCGGCAACCTGAGCGGCCATGCGCCGGACGGCAAGGAAGGCAGCTGGCTGCCCAACTGGCGTCGGCTGGACGGCTGGAAGCGCTGGCTCACGGTCCGCGATGCCGGGCACTTCACCTTCATCGATCTGCCGGTCCTGGGCGCCCAGCTCGGCATCCCCGACCCCACCGCGCCGATCCCCGGCAAGCGCGCCGGCGAGATCACCCGGACCTATGCCGGTGCCTTCTTCGACCAGCAGCTGCGCGGCATACCGCAGCCCGTCCTGGACGGCCCGTCCGCCGCCAACCCCGAGGTCGTCTTCCACACCCCCTGA
- a CDS encoding FBP domain-containing protein yields MDPVGEKAIRASFVNCSKGEASRMHLPVGLAELPWGDLDFLGWRDPGAPDRSYLVAPRGEGIIGVTLRVPQGVRRSFTKTTVCSVCVTGHPGSGVSLLAARRAGPLGRQGNTVGTYLCADLACSLYVRGRKKSQLAGRHEETLPLEERIARTVRNLDVFLDKVLEGER; encoded by the coding sequence ATGGACCCCGTAGGTGAAAAAGCGATACGTGCCTCCTTCGTCAATTGTTCGAAGGGCGAAGCGAGCAGGATGCATCTGCCCGTGGGGCTGGCCGAACTTCCTTGGGGGGACCTGGATTTTCTGGGGTGGCGTGATCCCGGGGCGCCGGACCGGAGTTACCTGGTGGCGCCGCGGGGCGAAGGGATCATCGGGGTGACATTGCGGGTGCCGCAGGGCGTCCGACGGAGTTTCACGAAGACGACGGTGTGCTCGGTCTGTGTGACCGGGCATCCGGGCTCCGGCGTCAGCCTGCTCGCCGCGCGTCGGGCCGGTCCCTTGGGGCGGCAGGGGAACACGGTCGGGACGTATCTGTGTGCCGATCTCGCCTGCTCCCTCTACGTACGGGGCCGCAAGAAGTCCCAGCTCGCCGGGCGGCACGAGGAGACGCTGCCGCTGGAGGAGCGGATCGCTCGTACGGTGCGGAACCTGGACGTCTTTCTGGACAAGGTCCTCGAGGGCGAGCGGTAG